The genomic DNA tgcatatatatataatatataatttaaaaaaattaaaaatataaaatataaaaaggacGTCATCGACTATTCCTCCTCTTTCCCCCAAACCCTAACCTGCACCAACCCACCCGCCGcagtctttcttttcccttgGACCCTCGGATCGTTGATCAGCGCCAACCCACCAGCGGCCCCTGGCCCCCCACGTCATAGGCTCTGGTCACAGCAGACGGAGGATGCACCTCTTGACACCGCCACCTTTGCCTCGCAGCAGCCGTCCCGTCGCCTTCTTCCCCTAGTGTTTTTGATCTTCGATTCGTCGGTTGCTGGTATAGGCACCTCTTGACATCGCCACAGTGTTGCCTCGCAGCAGTCCGAGCCCGTCATCTTCTTCCCCTAGCGTTTTCGATCGATTCGTCGGTTGTTGGTATACCTTCACGACTCTATCTCTCACAACTGTTTctattgttttattatatagatttttagTCACAAAATACTTGTGACTTGTGAGGAACAACTTTTAGCGAGACttgtattttctctctcccACCCGTTTTATTGCTTTCCTTACTTCTTGACCATTTATGATAATGCACAATCATGCTTAGCTTTAAACTGGTATGATCTTCAAGTTGATGATCATGATACAGTGCTTTTGAATTTACCTAGTTTATATCgatcttttttcaattttgtttgatTGTTCTGTTTTGTACATTAGTTCTTGTTAGTCGTTAGGATGTGTTTTTgctatattttttgttgtaacctatttaggtttttttggtttagggtttagggagATGCCGAGACCTCTTCTAGTCTATTTCACCTTCGAATCGAACCGAACTAAACCAGCCCAGACCGGACTGAACCGGACCAAATACAAAAATTGTCAAACCGcgaaaaccaaaccgaaccgaacagcattttgtggttcagttcggttcgattttccgCACCAAATCAAACCGCTCGGTTTGATTTGGTAGAAAACCGAGTCTGCGGTTCAGTGCTTTAAATTGGctaaaaatcaatcaaatcgaACCGCGCCTAGTTGCAATTGAAGCAAATAATGATATATCCTCAAACAACCTAAAGTCATGAACATTAAGGGTCATTGATACAATCAAATCAGGTTGAATAAACATGCAACAGTTCATTTGAAATACTGTGATTTTCATTTGACTCAATGAGTCACCCACTCAAATTAGTCTCATAACCAAGATTAAAATtaccatttaaaatatatatattatatacttgtaGCGTATTACAtttggattggttgaaaaatgtATCCATAAAATTAGCAAAATAAACGTGACAGGTTAAGGActaattttataacttttaGAGCTTAAGGtccaatttataattttaaaaatttgagagtcaatttataatttttgaaacttaagacattccataattttataaacttaaagGGTCAATTCATAATTTTGTAAACTCAAGGCCCTACTTAAATTCAAAACCAAGCCCAAAACTGAGTTCACattaatgttttcaaaatcatACCGGACCTATTAGTCTGACCAAAAAAGATGGAATTTAGGATCTTATTGACAATGAGTCATGAAGCAAGTTTACAATATCGCGTATTCAACAGGCCTAATGAGGGTATACCTAATCTAAGTTCAGTTCACCAGAAACGAAGTAGacagaaaatttaaataacttcCAACACCATTGACAAAGTTGGGAGcccaaaagagaaaagaaaaacccataGTACACGAATGTTTGATCTCTTTATTGAAATTCTGCAATCTCAAATACTCGAGCAGTTCCATCAAGTGAAACTGAAACCAGGAATTCTCCGCTAGCAGACACAGCCAGTGACTGGATGGCATCAGAGTGACCGCTGAAGGTTCTCACGCACTCTCCGGATAAACAGTCCCACAGTCGTACCTTCCCATCAACACAACCTGTAGCCAAGAACCGAGATGCTCCGAGCCATGACAAGCAAGTAACACCATCCTGGCCCCCCAAAAAACACATACCCCAAATGTTACCAATTGATGGAAACTGAGTGATCATATTATATGGACAATATACTtcccaaaaacaaaaatcatatcCAGGTTTAGAGGGAAAGTCTCTAAAGAGAAGGCAAACAAAATAGAAATCTAGCAGACCTCATGAATGCATGTGCAACGCGGCAATGAATGCTGCAGGTCCCAAACAATGAGCTTTTTATCCATGCTTCCGGTTGCAGCCCAAGGGGAGCTGCCATGTAAATTTTTCAGTCATGCAAGTTCATGTTAGGAACACCATGATTACTAGAAACTTAAACAAAATgtaaaggaaacaaaagaaagtCAAAGAGCTTTCTTGGTTTCCTTTGGAGGCTTTCAATCGTTCAGCTAAATGAGATAATGGCAAAGAAGCAACTGACATTCATCGTGCTTATAttaatccaaaataataataataaatatatcctATTTGGTATAAAGATTGTCGTTTAAATTGGCATTCATGACATTAACCAAGAAACTAAGTTAGGATATTCACTcctaatctaaaaataaagagaCAAGAGTTTTTATAATTCAGGTCAAATATAGCATATACTTGCACTGAAAATCAATGATTCAATATCAAGCAAACACCGGATAAAAGTTAAATAACCATTCCATGCAAATTGATGGCTGATGTGGACTAgatacataaatatttataaattaagctCTGAACCAGTTAAATTATCAATGACATTAAGATACAGGTTGATGCTCTTTAGGTGAAGCTTTCTAGACTTTGAATCGTCGAGTCTACCAATTTCATTATTGTTTCAGATTGGTTATTCCATCAAAATAATCACCAATCAACAGAACAAAGCAATTTAATGTGTCATTTTCAATTAGCAGCCCACCTACATTTGATATGAAGATGGGTCCTAATTCAATGCAACTGGTTGAACAAGCAATATGAAAGGAACAAGCCAGCATCCTCTAAAATGCTAATCTATATTTTCATCTCTCTAATACAAGTCTAGACACCACTGAATTTGGGTTCCTTTCTTTTATCTAAATATTGCATCATCAGCTCCAAACATGGAAACAAACTTGTATGTCCAAACCTCCCAAACCACAACATTGCAAGTTGCCTTCACTAGGTTGCCCTTTGTATGAAATTTTGACACCACTCATAATACTTCAAATCTAATTGAAAACTCAGACAAGGGCAGGAACCAGCAAAAAATCGTTGaaagattccaaaaaaaattttcATCCCACATATGAGATTTCAGTTGTtaatgaagatgatgaaaacaGACGCCTAATACATGGGATGAATTTTTATCAAAAGATCAGACAACTATTGGCATAAACCTGTTTTCACCTGTTCTGTCATTAATTTGGAACTTGCAGAGAAATAAACTTCAATGCAAAATAGAATGTGCATGAGAAAAAACAAATCAACTATGTGCAAAAACAGTATCTgcatataaaaaaagaagaagaagaagaactattTTGCTTAAGAAACGGATGAAAGATATAAATATCTAAAATCTACCTTATTGCAAGCCCGACACATTCTATGGAGTCTGAGTGAGCATTCAGAGAACTAACTACCTGTGGATGTAAAGCCAAGTTCTTAATTACCACAAAGttatataaatgaatatatacaaGATGTATATCACAAGATGCATGTAAATTAGAAGCATATGCAATAGGCATCCTTTTTCTCAATCACAAATTACAAACAGAACTAGCAGGTAGAAGTTGATTGCATATATGCAGAAGCACTTCAATTTCACATTCATAAGAACAAGTTCATAAAACAGTAATAAGATTGGGGGCAGCATATCTCAAAACTCACACTTTGTCCAAGTTATCATGCCCCTGCTTGTCATAAAACAGAGACTGAATACAGagaaatggaaattttgaagattagggataaaaattagataaagatATAACAAAGGTCGGGCATGCACTGGTATACCTCTTCCAGAACCATCTAGTACAAGAAACTGGCAGAAGCGAACAACCTTTAGTCGTGGATTCTTATTGCCAGGTGTAGAAAACAAGGCACCAGTGTACACAAATATCACAGCGATGGGACCAAAAACCATAGAGAGATCTTACTTCTAAAAATGAGCAGCAAGAATTTATGCAACACGCCTAAAATAGGACACGTGGAATGAAAAGCCCTAAGATGACAGATGATGAATTCGTCTTAATCCTAGACATGATATAATGGTACAAAAAGTAGTCATTTACTGTGAAAGACAGCTTCGGTTGTGTTGCCTAAATAAAATATGCAAATCATGATGATGATAAAATAAAAGACCCAATGGACTCTGTAACAAGGATGCACACCTTTCCAGTTATTATATTCACAATGTGAACTGAACTGTCCTTAGAACCAGTAAGAGCAAGAGTTGAATCAGATGTTATAGTTAAGCATGTCAAGCCTCCAGTGTGATATGGATGACCTACAGAAAATAGAATGTCATTCTTCAATAAGTGTAGCAAATCCAAAAATCAAATATCACCAGCCCTTCATTCCAACACACCAACATATCTATGACACAATCTATTTTGAGCATGAAAAAAAAGACATGATCACCAATGATTGGCACTGACCAGGCCACATTGTATATTTTGCCTGCCAATAGATAATGGATTTAGCTGTTGGTATTGAGAAGGAGACAAAGCCTGTTTTCCCCATCAAACACTTGTTATTATGATCCTTTCAAATCTTGGCAGACAGATGTGCTGTACTTTTAACCATAACTGTATGTTAATTGAACTTAGCATGGTAAAATTGCTCCTTTGCAATTTGAAGGTCACATATTCAAGTTGTGAAAACAAGCTCTTTGCAAATTAAGGGCAAGATTTGAGTACAAAAAACTACTCACTCCAGATCCTCGCAAAGTGATGAACCTCATACATTGGGGACACATTTAGAGGGGGCAAGCCTCAATAGCAACAATAAAGTTACTCCTATTACCGGAAGTTCACAGGTTCGAGTTATAGAAATAGTAGCCTTTTAGAAAAGTAAAGAGTAAAGCTACATACAAAAACAACACCCCTTCGACCCTCACAACGCAAGGAGCCTCCTGCACTGAGGGCTTCCTTCTTTAAATTAACATGAAAAGTTAAGGGCCTGATTGATTTTTCTATCAGTTTTCATGCgtctgttttcattttctattaaaagaTGGAAAGTAAACATTGCATTTGATAAATCTATTGTCTAAACTTCTGAAgataaaaactgaaaattatgtttcataaaaaatattttgtgtatttcattgaattgttaaatatatatatataaaaaaaattattttatcttgatAAAAATACACATCCTCTACAAAATATTGTTGGTTGGTCCGTCGTTGAAGGTTGGGCTGATGAAAGAGGTGTGACTGATTGGTCACCTAAGTTAGGTCGATGAAAAGATAGCCAGCCGATTGAATGGAAACAAAAATAGGAATATAGAAATAACATTTTGGTGTTCTCATTTCGTTCaaaaaagaatatgaaatttttgttcattgttttgaaaatgaaaacaatgcaCCAAAcacaggtttttttttttttttttccaaaaagtagaaatgaaaatagaaaaactaagAACGACAATAAAATCAAACAGGCCCTAAAATACCATTGCCTAACACAAACAGAACAAATCTTTTGAAGGATCCTGTCACGCGACGGATTGTGTAACCAGCCATGAACCCCAAGCCAAGACTTAAAGTTCATGAAACCTAAAATCCTTCAATAATGTTCATACCTCTAACCACATGGATGTTTTCTCCACTTCTTGGGTTCCATATTCTCAAAGTTGCATCATCAGAACCAGTACAGATTGTTTTACCTAAAGAAACCAGGGGATCAAAAATAGAAGGACAAATGAGATGTAGTTCTTGAAAGGGCATATCGTATGATTTTGTTTTCTTGTCATTAGGAGGAGAATCATACCATCAGGGGTGAAATCACCACAGGTCACACTACTACCATGACCAGAAAACATactaagaaatgcatttttatcaGCATTCCACAACCAAACAGTGGAATCCTCTGAACCAGCCAGAACTAAATGTCCCCTTGGATGCCACCTGACCCACTGTACAGGCACATAGTTCTTACTCAGTCATCAGACATTAACTGTGTTAGAAAACCATAAAAGTAGAATTAAAATCTTACTTCAATGCCCCCTCCAGGACCTTCAAGCACACACTTGAGA from Diospyros lotus cultivar Yz01 chromosome 4, ASM1463336v1, whole genome shotgun sequence includes the following:
- the LOC127800326 gene encoding uncharacterized protein LOC127800326, with translation MADSHPSEEDDQGEVFLDESDVMEEIDVDEEDLPDADDEAGGSDADPIEEADDSMHIFTGHTGELYALACSPTDGVLVATGGGDDKGFLWRVGQGDWAFELQGHKDSVSSLAFSTDGQLLASSGFDGLVQIWDINSQSLKCVLEGPGGGIEWVRWHPRGHLVLAGSEDSTVWLWNADKNAFLSMFSGHGSSVTCGDFTPDGKTICTGSDDATLRIWNPRSGENIHVVRGHPYHTGGLTCLTITSDSTLALTGSKDSSVHIVNIITGKVVSSLNAHSDSIECVGLAISSPWAATGSMDKKLIVWDLQHSLPRCTCIHEDGVTCLSWLGASRFLATGCVDGKVRLWDCLSGECVRTFSGHSDAIQSLAVSASGEFLVSVSLDGTARVFEIAEFQ